A part of Planococcus sp. MB-3u-03 genomic DNA contains:
- the purQ gene encoding phosphoribosylformylglycinamidine synthase subunit PurQ has translation MKFAVIVFPGSNCDLDMYHAIKDELGEEAEYVWHDTHDLSGYDGILLPGGFSYGDYLRAGAIARFSGVMDEVRKAAEAGKPVLGICNGFQILTEAGLLPGMLMRNKDLKFTCRTVSLKVENAHTLFTNEYKEGEEIRIPVAHGEGNYYCDDATYQHLKDNNQIVFTYAEDFNGSRNNIAGIINERGNVLGMMPHPERAVSDLIGGTDGLPLFRSIVKQWRESHVSHA, from the coding sequence ATGAAATTCGCAGTGATTGTTTTCCCAGGGTCGAATTGTGACTTGGACATGTATCACGCCATCAAAGATGAGCTTGGAGAAGAAGCGGAATATGTCTGGCATGATACGCATGACTTAAGCGGTTATGACGGAATTTTGCTTCCAGGAGGTTTCTCATACGGGGATTATTTGCGTGCAGGAGCGATTGCCCGTTTTTCAGGTGTCATGGACGAAGTACGCAAAGCAGCGGAGGCCGGCAAACCGGTTCTCGGCATCTGCAACGGATTCCAGATCCTGACAGAAGCCGGATTGCTTCCTGGCATGCTGATGCGCAATAAAGACTTGAAGTTCACTTGCCGCACAGTCAGCTTGAAAGTAGAGAACGCTCATACTTTGTTCACGAATGAATACAAAGAAGGCGAAGAAATCCGCATTCCGGTCGCTCACGGGGAAGGCAATTATTATTGCGACGATGCGACATATCAGCATTTGAAAGACAATAATCAAATCGTTTTCACATACGCAGAAGATTTTAACGGCAGCCGCAATAACATTGCCGGCATCATCAACGAACGCGGAAACGTGCTCGGCATGATGCCGCATCCGGAACGTGCCGTTTCCGACTTGATTGGCGGAACGGACGGCTTGCCATTATTCAGATCAATCGTCAAACAGTGGAGGGAATCACATGTCAGTCACGCTTGA